From Vanrija pseudolonga chromosome 1, complete sequence, a single genomic window includes:
- the GIS2 gene encoding Zinc finger protein GIS2, whose translation MFAAASIPGSRQGCFKCGNLGHIAENCQSPARLCYNCREAGHESTNCPHPRTTDGKQCYACGGVGHVKADCPSMRASFGHGAANGFGGPGGFGGNNAPKCYHCGRPGHIARMCPQARVGGFGAGGRGGAFPPRPRAAANPDGTPVKCYRCNGENHLARDCLAPRDDSAKKCYKCNETGHIAR comes from the exons ATGTT cgcggcggcatccATCCCGGGGTCGAGGCAGGGTTGCTTCAA GTGTGGCAACC TCGGGCACATTGCCGAGAACTGCCAGTCGCCCGCGCGGCTGTGCTACAACTgccgcgaggcggggcaCGAGTCGACCAACTGTCCGCACCCGCGCACGACGGACGGCAAGCAGTGCTACGCgtgcggcggggtcgggcaCGTCAAGGCCGACTGTCCGTCTATGCGCGCGTCGttcgggcacggcgcggctAACGGCTTCGGTGGGCCCGGAGGGTTTGGCGGCAACAACGCGCCCAAATGCTACCACTGCGGCAGGCCAGGCCACATTGCGCGCATGTGTCCCCAGGCGCGCGTgggcggctttggcgccggtggacgaggaggcgcgttccccccgcgcccgcgcgcagccgccaaCCCAGACGGCACGCCAGTAAAGTGCTACCGCTGCAACGGCGAGaaccacctcgcgcgcgactgcctcgcgccgcgcgacgactcggcgaaAAAGTGCTACAAGTGTAACGAGACGGGCCACATTGCGCGGTGA